In Lacibacter sp. H375, one DNA window encodes the following:
- the lipA gene encoding lipoyl synthase — MQEIVVNDAAAEQKLKKPDWLRVRLPIGESYRHVRNLVDKNKLHTICESGNCPNMGECWGEGTATFMILGNTCTRSCGFCAVATGRPDPVDWDEPQRVAEAIHLMKVKHAVITSVDRDEIKDGGSIIWYNTIRAVKTLNPDTTLETLIPDFKGQMENVQRIVEAHPEVVSHNIETVERLTRQVRIQAKYWRSMDVLRYLKENGMRVKSGIMLGLGETKEEVIQTLNDLKNNGVDVVTIGQYLQPTKKHLAVQRFVHPDEFAEYREIGYSIGLDYVESGPLVRSSYHSEKHVIPGYGKAKWEEEKANFIA; from the coding sequence ATGCAGGAAATTGTAGTGAATGATGCTGCCGCAGAGCAGAAATTAAAGAAGCCCGATTGGCTGAGAGTACGCTTACCCATTGGTGAAAGTTACCGCCACGTTCGTAATCTTGTTGATAAGAACAAACTTCATACTATTTGCGAAAGTGGTAATTGTCCAAACATGGGCGAGTGCTGGGGAGAAGGTACAGCCACGTTTATGATATTGGGTAATACCTGTACCCGCAGCTGTGGTTTTTGTGCCGTTGCAACAGGTCGTCCCGATCCGGTTGATTGGGATGAACCGCAAAGGGTAGCTGAAGCCATTCATTTAATGAAGGTGAAACATGCGGTGATTACTTCTGTTGACCGTGACGAGATTAAAGATGGTGGCAGTATAATCTGGTACAATACCATCAGAGCTGTAAAAACATTGAACCCGGATACAACATTGGAGACTCTGATACCTGATTTTAAAGGACAGATGGAAAATGTGCAACGCATTGTTGAAGCACATCCCGAAGTAGTATCACATAACATTGAAACAGTTGAACGATTAACACGGCAGGTGCGTATCCAGGCAAAATACTGGAGAAGTATGGATGTATTGCGGTACCTGAAAGAAAATGGCATGCGGGTGAAGAGTGGTATCATGCTAGGCTTGGGTGAAACAAAAGAAGAAGTGATCCAGACATTAAATGATCTTAAGAATAACGGAGTTGATGTGGTAACGATCGGTCAGTACCTGCAACCAACCAAAAAGCATTTGGCTGTGCAACGTTTTGTGCATCCCGATGAATTTGCAGAGTACCGTGAAATTGGTTACAGCATTGGTTTGGATTATGTGGAAAGTGGCCCGTTGGTACGGTCAAGCTATCACAGCGAAAAGCATGTGATTCCGGGTTATGGTAAAGCCAAATGGGAAGAAGAGAAAGCAAACTTTATTGCATAG
- a CDS encoding geranylgeranylglycerol-phosphate geranylgeranyltransferase, with protein sequence MQTLADFFKLIRWPNLLFIALTQLLFFYCVAQPVLFGNLYMTREYDQLFLILCLSSVFIAAAGYVINDYFDLNIDLVNKPGRMVVDRSISRRWAIFFHLFFSFAGVLMGFYIGLQNGNWIIGFANMGCVFVLWFYSTTFKKKLLTGNILISLLTAWVVFVVYLLTVQQSFHLMHPVQPGSHQKLLRLAIMYSSFAFVITLIREVVKDIEDMDGDAKYGCKTMPIVWGVSFSKVFTSIWLVILLTLLLIVFFYVLQFKMWIAAAYNLVLIILPAAYCLYLLFNAKQTKDFAALSKWIKAVIFTGIVSMVLFKFFA encoded by the coding sequence ATGCAGACCCTCGCCGATTTTTTTAAACTGATTCGCTGGCCCAATCTCCTTTTTATTGCGTTAACACAGCTGTTGTTTTTCTATTGCGTGGCACAGCCTGTACTTTTTGGGAACCTCTACATGACAAGGGAGTATGATCAATTGTTTTTGATCCTTTGTCTATCTTCTGTATTTATTGCAGCTGCCGGTTATGTTATCAACGATTATTTTGATCTCAACATTGACCTGGTAAATAAACCCGGTCGTATGGTGGTTGATCGAAGCATCAGCAGGCGCTGGGCAATTTTCTTTCATCTCTTCTTTTCTTTTGCGGGTGTGTTGATGGGTTTTTACATCGGTTTGCAAAATGGCAACTGGATCATTGGTTTTGCCAATATGGGTTGTGTATTTGTACTTTGGTTTTACAGCACGACGTTTAAAAAGAAATTATTGACCGGGAATATTCTTATTTCATTGCTTACAGCCTGGGTGGTGTTTGTAGTGTATCTATTAACGGTGCAGCAAAGTTTTCACCTGATGCATCCTGTACAACCGGGATCACATCAAAAATTATTGAGGCTTGCTATTATGTATTCAAGTTTTGCATTTGTTATTACACTTATACGTGAAGTGGTGAAGGATATTGAAGATATGGACGGTGATGCGAAATACGGTTGTAAAACCATGCCCATTGTGTGGGGTGTATCGTTCTCGAAAGTATTTACCAGCATTTGGCTGGTGATCTTGCTCACGTTGTTACTCATTGTTTTTTTCTACGTACTGCAATTTAAAATGTGGATTGCAGCGGCATACAATCTCGTATTGATCATATTGCCTGCTGCCTATTGTTTGTACCTGTTGTTTAATGCAAAACAAACAAAAGATTTTGCTGCATTAAGCAAATGGATAAAAGCTGTGATCTTCACCGGAATAGTCTCCATGGTGTTGTTTAAATTTTTTGCCTGA
- a CDS encoding KdsC family phosphatase — MNLLERFSSIKTFVFDMDGVLTDGSLMILPGNEYVRTMNIKDGYALQLAVKKGYNVVVISGSVSKPCAERLEYLGVRNVFMKVKDKEEVLAQFLLSNHLKWEETLFMGDDIPDLEVMKLVGLSACPADAVPEIKAVSTFISTINGGKGCVREVIEKVLKLNDAWAVDAAGLSSL; from the coding sequence ATGAACCTGCTCGAACGTTTTTCCAGTATTAAAACTTTTGTATTTGACATGGATGGTGTGCTCACCGATGGATCATTGATGATCCTGCCAGGGAATGAATATGTACGCACCATGAATATTAAAGACGGTTATGCCTTACAGTTAGCTGTGAAGAAAGGTTATAACGTTGTAGTGATCTCGGGCAGCGTCAGTAAGCCCTGCGCAGAGCGCCTGGAATACCTCGGCGTACGCAATGTGTTTATGAAAGTAAAGGATAAAGAAGAAGTGTTGGCGCAGTTTCTATTATCGAATCATTTGAAATGGGAAGAAACCCTGTTTATGGGCGATGATATTCCTGACCTGGAAGTGATGAAGCTGGTGGGGCTTTCGGCTTGCCCCGCTGATGCAGTGCCGGAAATAAAAGCAGTATCAACATTTATTTCAACCATCAACGGCGGCAAAGGTTGTGTGCGTGAAGTAATTGAAAAAGTATTAAAGCTAAATGATGCATGGGCGGTTGATGCAGCAGGATTAAGTTCACTATAG
- a CDS encoding sigma-70 family RNA polymerase sigma factor — protein MRQLKIATQITNRDSQAVEKYLQEISKIPMITPEEETTLAQRIKMGDQRALDKLVQSNLRFVVSVAKQYQHQGLSLSDLINEGNLGLIKAAQRFDETKGFKFISYAVWWIRQSILQALAEQGRLVRLPQNKIGTYNKANKAYMAFEQEHEREPSTEELADILEMSETEINNIFQSNTRHTSLDAPVHEAEDVAMGDLLEGSDDTDEDVMKDSLRNEIRRVLKSLSPREAEIVNAYFGLDGENGVTIEQIGQKYDLTKERIRQIKERAIKRLQKARYSNALKSYLGN, from the coding sequence ATGCGGCAGCTCAAAATTGCAACTCAGATTACCAACCGTGATTCACAAGCGGTTGAGAAGTATTTACAGGAAATATCAAAGATCCCCATGATTACGCCCGAGGAGGAAACAACTCTTGCGCAGCGAATTAAAATGGGTGATCAGCGAGCTTTGGATAAATTGGTACAATCGAATCTTCGTTTCGTGGTATCAGTTGCCAAGCAATATCAACATCAGGGCTTATCGTTAAGTGATCTGATCAATGAGGGGAACCTCGGTTTGATCAAAGCCGCTCAACGTTTCGATGAAACCAAAGGGTTTAAATTCATTTCTTACGCTGTTTGGTGGATTCGTCAATCAATTCTGCAGGCATTGGCTGAGCAGGGTCGTTTGGTGCGTTTGCCACAAAATAAGATCGGTACTTACAACAAAGCAAACAAGGCCTATATGGCGTTTGAACAGGAACATGAGCGTGAGCCTTCAACTGAAGAGCTGGCTGATATTCTTGAAATGAGCGAAACAGAAATCAACAATATCTTCCAAAGCAATACCCGTCATACGTCTTTAGATGCACCTGTACACGAAGCAGAAGACGTAGCAATGGGCGATTTGCTTGAAGGCAGCGATGATACTGATGAGGATGTAATGAAGGATTCTTTGCGTAACGAGATTCGTCGTGTGTTGAAGTCACTCAGCCCACGTGAAGCTGAGATCGTAAATGCTTATTTTGGATTAGATGGCGAAAATGGTGTAACCATTGAGCAGATCGGTCAGAAATACGATCTCACCAAAGAACGCATCCGCCAGATCAAAGAAAGAGCGATCAAACGTTTACAGAAAGCCCGCTACAGCAATGCGCTGAAGAGCTATCTCGGAAATTAA
- a CDS encoding carboxy terminal-processing peptidase, with amino-acid sequence MFTKKSLLIILVLMLGGSIFYAVQSSSTRNEPTNRFERILQLIGEFLEEGHYNPKKIDDTFSKTVFTKFLKDLDGDKTYFLKSDIEEFKKYETKVDDEIHGARLESFYAVNAVYKKRMEEVALLYKEILQKPFDFAVEEKYMDDDDKRTYAKTEAERKEAWRLKLKYYTLDRYVDLIEQQEKNKGKEGFVAKTNVQMEKEAREKVLKTFDRMFDRFRNRFKDEDRFNYLVNSITETMDPHTSYLPPLEKIAFDEQMSGGEFFGIGASLLEEDGHIKITTIVPAGAAAKSGEIQVGDIVLKVAQGAAEPQDLTGFEVPDAVRLIRGKKGTEVRLTIKKPSGAIKVVTMIREKIDLEENRAKSTIIKGPDNHKIGYIFLPAFYADFQDANGNRCAQDVAKEIIKLKAEGVNGLIIDLRTNGGGSLMETVEMVGLFIEEGPVVQVKSRDESPTILRDRNKNVLWDGPLTVMVNEFSASASEIFAGAIQDYKRGLVVGSTSTYGKGTVQRNIELDRASWTSNNPSELGNIKLTLQKFYRVTGASTQLKGVVPDIVLPDQYEYLKLREKDEPFALTWDEIGSAQYKVWKSDFDFNYIVQQSKQRVSQSPSFKLIGEKSDWLSKYDDKHFSLKIDKFRQEKKTLGSTIQTIDSLIKLSAPLEVSNLEADLAAIKGVTTKEERNKAFINRLKNDIHLGETVNIMNDMIQQYFIAQNKQAARTDGK; translated from the coding sequence ATGTTTACTAAAAAGAGTTTGCTGATCATACTGGTCCTCATGCTGGGGGGCAGTATTTTTTATGCCGTTCAATCATCCTCTACCCGAAATGAACCAACCAATCGTTTTGAACGTATCCTGCAGTTGATCGGTGAGTTTCTGGAAGAAGGGCACTACAACCCTAAGAAGATCGATGATACATTTTCAAAAACGGTGTTTACCAAGTTCCTGAAGGATCTTGATGGAGACAAAACATATTTCCTGAAATCAGATATTGAAGAATTCAAGAAATACGAAACCAAGGTTGATGATGAAATACATGGTGCCCGTCTTGAATCTTTTTATGCTGTAAATGCAGTGTACAAAAAACGGATGGAAGAAGTTGCGTTGCTCTACAAGGAGATCTTGCAAAAGCCATTCGACTTTGCTGTTGAAGAAAAGTACATGGACGATGATGATAAACGTACTTACGCAAAAACAGAAGCAGAGCGCAAAGAAGCATGGCGGCTGAAATTAAAATATTATACACTCGACCGTTATGTTGATCTTATCGAACAACAAGAAAAAAATAAAGGCAAAGAAGGTTTTGTCGCAAAGACAAATGTGCAGATGGAAAAAGAAGCACGTGAAAAAGTATTAAAAACTTTCGATCGTATGTTCGATCGGTTCCGTAACCGTTTTAAAGATGAAGATCGTTTCAACTATCTTGTAAACAGTATTACCGAAACGATGGATCCTCACACAAGCTATTTACCACCATTGGAAAAAATTGCTTTTGATGAGCAAATGAGCGGTGGCGAATTCTTCGGTATTGGTGCTTCTTTGTTAGAAGAAGATGGTCATATCAAAATCACAACCATTGTGCCCGCAGGTGCAGCAGCAAAATCGGGTGAAATACAAGTAGGTGATATTGTATTGAAAGTTGCGCAAGGCGCTGCCGAGCCACAAGACCTTACCGGTTTTGAAGTTCCTGATGCTGTGCGTTTGATCCGTGGTAAAAAAGGAACTGAAGTAAGACTGACGATCAAAAAACCAAGTGGTGCTATTAAGGTAGTAACTATGATCCGTGAAAAAATCGATCTTGAAGAGAATCGTGCAAAGAGTACGATCATCAAGGGGCCAGATAATCATAAGATCGGTTATATTTTTCTTCCTGCGTTCTATGCCGATTTCCAGGATGCAAACGGCAACCGTTGTGCGCAGGATGTGGCGAAGGAAATCATTAAATTAAAAGCTGAAGGAGTAAACGGTTTGATCATTGATCTTCGTACAAACGGTGGAGGATCGTTAATGGAAACTGTTGAAATGGTTGGTTTGTTTATTGAAGAAGGTCCGGTAGTGCAAGTAAAGAGCAGAGATGAATCACCAACCATTCTTCGTGACAGAAATAAGAATGTGTTGTGGGATGGCCCGCTTACAGTAATGGTAAACGAATTCAGTGCATCAGCTTCTGAAATTTTTGCCGGAGCAATCCAGGATTACAAACGTGGATTGGTTGTAGGCAGCACGTCTACTTACGGTAAAGGAACAGTGCAGCGTAACATTGAATTGGATCGTGCAAGCTGGACAAGTAATAACCCATCTGAACTCGGTAATATCAAATTGACACTTCAAAAATTCTATCGTGTTACAGGTGCAAGCACACAATTGAAAGGTGTAGTGCCTGATATTGTCCTTCCTGATCAGTACGAATATCTCAAGCTTCGTGAAAAAGATGAGCCATTTGCTTTAACATGGGATGAGATCGGTAGTGCGCAATACAAAGTATGGAAATCTGATTTTGATTTTAATTACATTGTTCAGCAAAGCAAACAACGTGTCAGTCAAAGCCCTTCATTTAAACTGATTGGAGAAAAAAGCGATTGGTTATCGAAATATGATGACAAGCATTTCTCTTTGAAGATCGATAAGTTCCGCCAGGAAAAGAAAACGCTTGGCAGTACTATTCAAACAATAGATTCATTAATTAAACTCAGTGCGCCACTAGAGGTATCTAACCTGGAGGCTGATCTTGCAGCTATTAAAGGTGTTACTACTAAAGAAGAACGTAATAAAGCGTTTATCAACAGGCTTAAAAACGATATTCACCTTGGTGAAACGGTGAATATTATGAACGACATGATTCAGCAGTACTTTATTGCGCAGAATAAACAAGCTGCCCGTACTGATGGTAAATGA
- a CDS encoding phosphodiester glycosidase family protein, giving the protein MKKLFLGAVLYIITAPFCLAQVHWKNVDSLFGSLPSSVHVYTTNDTIEGKPNIAYYLIADLKDRKLNFTTDTTYKRRFTPQQFYEKNKQPLLVVNGTFFDFASNRNLNAVIKDGKLVSYNVHTAALKGRDTLMYVHTFRSAIGINKKRKADVAWLYTDSIAKYSYASQQPLTSIKDSFPFFSYPIKSFQYTYQLHTNKSQRRFHKWKMQTAIAGGPALIQNGKIFISNNEERMFTGKAIDDKHPRTAMGYTADGKLIILVVQGRMPGIAEGASLPKLAKLLLDLGCMEALNLDGGGSSCMLVNGKETIKPSDKEGQRPVPGVFIIQAKNK; this is encoded by the coding sequence ATGAAGAAATTATTCCTTGGAGCAGTGTTGTACATCATCACTGCTCCTTTTTGTTTGGCACAGGTTCACTGGAAGAATGTTGATTCTCTTTTTGGATCATTGCCTTCATCAGTTCATGTATATACCACAAATGATACAATTGAAGGGAAGCCCAATATTGCTTACTATCTAATTGCTGATTTGAAAGACAGGAAACTGAATTTTACTACTGACACAACCTACAAACGACGCTTTACACCACAACAGTTTTATGAAAAGAACAAACAGCCATTGCTGGTGGTGAACGGAACTTTTTTTGATTTTGCGAGCAACAGGAATTTGAATGCAGTGATCAAAGATGGAAAACTTGTTTCGTATAATGTACACACAGCAGCATTGAAGGGAAGGGACACGTTGATGTACGTGCATACATTTCGTTCAGCCATTGGCATCAATAAAAAAAGAAAAGCTGATGTGGCATGGTTGTATACCGATAGTATTGCGAAGTATTCATACGCATCACAGCAACCACTCACTTCAATCAAAGACTCTTTTCCTTTTTTTTCATACCCAATCAAGTCCTTTCAATACACGTATCAGCTACATACTAACAAATCCCAACGAAGATTCCATAAATGGAAAATGCAAACAGCGATTGCAGGTGGTCCGGCGCTAATTCAAAATGGAAAGATTTTTATAAGCAACAACGAAGAAAGGATGTTCACAGGCAAAGCCATAGATGATAAACATCCACGGACAGCTATGGGGTATACTGCAGATGGTAAACTCATCATACTTGTTGTACAGGGTCGTATGCCCGGTATTGCAGAAGGAGCATCGTTACCAAAGCTCGCAAAACTCTTACTCGATCTTGGTTGCATGGAAGCATTAAACCTCGATGGTGGCGGTAGTAGTTGCATGCTGGTAAACGGTAAAGAGACCATAAAGCCAAGTGATAAAGAAGGGCAGCGACCTGTGCCCGGAGTGTTTATCATTCAAGCAAAAAATAAATAA
- a CDS encoding DUF2851 family protein, translated as MNEHLLQFIWQHLYFNRDQLSTVQQEPVQIISQGLLNTNQGPDFLHAKLLINNVTWVGTIELHLKTSDWHKHGHTNDEHYNNVILHVVYEQDENAASAIPVLELKNRISSSLLQHYGQLMEQNSFVACENQLQQVNGIVWDSWKERMVAERLQQKNEHIQNILQQTNRHWEEAFWQLLARNFGSPLNAEAFEAIAQSLPVTLLAKHKNQIHQIEALLLGQAGLLTGKFAEDYPIMLQKEYKFLQQKHQLKVVSHPIHFLRMRPSNFPTIRLAQLAMLIHQSNHLFSKVLEAKSLDDIRKMFSVTANDYWHYHYLLNEQSTFRKKQLGRTMIDNLLINTVIPLLFVYADEQHNERTKEKVIQWLQQMPKEKNSVTQQWEGAGATHQSAFDSQALLYLKKNYCAAKRCLQCAVGNSILKMKITS; from the coding sequence ATGAACGAACACCTGCTGCAATTCATCTGGCAGCACCTATACTTTAACCGTGATCAACTTTCTACTGTTCAGCAAGAGCCTGTACAAATCATTTCACAAGGATTACTTAATACAAACCAAGGTCCTGATTTTCTCCATGCAAAATTGCTCATCAATAATGTTACATGGGTGGGGACAATTGAACTTCATCTAAAAACAAGTGATTGGCACAAACATGGACACACGAATGATGAGCATTACAACAATGTGATCCTGCATGTGGTGTATGAACAAGACGAAAATGCTGCAAGCGCAATTCCTGTTCTTGAATTAAAGAATCGTATTTCATCTTCACTTTTACAACACTATGGCCAACTGATGGAGCAAAACAGTTTTGTAGCCTGTGAAAACCAGTTGCAGCAGGTAAACGGTATTGTGTGGGATAGCTGGAAGGAAAGAATGGTGGCCGAGCGGTTGCAGCAGAAAAATGAACATATTCAAAACATCCTTCAACAAACCAATCGTCACTGGGAAGAAGCTTTTTGGCAACTGCTTGCAAGGAATTTCGGCAGCCCATTGAACGCTGAAGCATTTGAAGCAATTGCTCAAAGTTTGCCGGTTACATTGTTAGCCAAACACAAAAACCAGATACATCAAATTGAAGCATTGCTGCTAGGGCAAGCTGGATTGCTAACTGGAAAATTTGCCGAAGATTATCCTATCATGCTGCAGAAGGAATATAAATTTTTGCAACAGAAACATCAGTTAAAGGTTGTTTCTCATCCCATTCATTTTTTGCGGATGCGTCCATCTAATTTTCCAACCATCAGGTTAGCACAGCTGGCGATGCTTATCCATCAATCAAATCATTTGTTTTCAAAAGTGTTGGAAGCAAAGAGCCTTGATGATATCAGAAAAATGTTTTCAGTAACTGCAAATGATTACTGGCATTATCATTATCTGTTAAATGAACAAAGTACTTTTCGTAAAAAGCAGTTGGGTAGAACAATGATCGATAACCTGCTCATCAATACTGTTATTCCTTTGTTGTTTGTGTATGCCGATGAGCAACATAATGAGCGCACAAAAGAAAAAGTTATACAATGGTTGCAACAAATGCCCAAAGAAAAAAACAGTGTTACACAGCAATGGGAGGGTGCAGGCGCAACTCATCAATCAGCATTCGATTCGCAGGCATTACTTTACCTCAAAAAGAATTACTGCGCTGCAAAGCGTTGTCTGCAATGTGCTGTTGGTAACAGTATTCTAAAAATGAAAATTACCAGTTAA
- a CDS encoding Maf family nucleotide pyrophosphatase has protein sequence MERIILASKSPRRKQLLEWAEIPFDVMVKDTDEMYPASLGIEKVPVYIARNKALAVKEELSHDRLILAADTIVVLNGKVIGKPTSKENAIQILTELSGQVHQVITGVVLMRDDTEMAFADITEVEFHRLSQQQIEFYVNKYKPYDKAGAYAIQEWIGVVGIKRVKGDFYNVMGLPVSRVMKAIMEFENS, from the coding sequence ATGGAACGGATCATACTTGCTTCAAAATCGCCAAGGCGAAAACAGTTGCTCGAATGGGCAGAAATTCCTTTTGATGTAATGGTGAAGGATACTGACGAAATGTATCCGGCTTCATTAGGTATTGAAAAAGTGCCAGTGTACATTGCACGCAACAAAGCACTGGCGGTAAAAGAAGAGTTGAGTCACGACCGTTTGATCCTTGCTGCTGATACCATTGTGGTATTGAATGGAAAAGTGATCGGTAAGCCTACAAGCAAAGAAAATGCAATACAGATATTAACTGAACTATCTGGCCAGGTTCACCAGGTGATCACGGGTGTGGTGTTGATGCGTGATGATACTGAAATGGCTTTTGCTGATATTACAGAAGTTGAATTTCACAGGCTCAGTCAACAGCAGATCGAATTTTATGTTAACAAATACAAGCCTTACGATAAAGCCGGCGCTTATGCCATCCAGGAATGGATCGGTGTGGTTGGTATTAAACGTGTAAAAGGAGATTTCTATAACGTGATGGGATTGCCCGTGAGCAGGGTGATGAAGGCGATTATGGAATTTGAAAATTCGTGA
- a CDS encoding OsmC family protein translates to MTSAIVYKGELRTEAEHLYSHNIIETDAPLDNQGKAERFSPSDLVATALGSCMLTIMGIKARDMQVNLEGVKIDIQKHMKSEPRRIGAVDVTFHFPSDLQLDDKQKTILQNAALTCPVAKSIHPEIEQNVVFNW, encoded by the coding sequence ATGACCTCTGCAATTGTTTACAAAGGCGAATTAAGGACCGAAGCAGAACACCTCTACAGCCATAACATTATTGAAACTGATGCCCCGCTCGACAACCAGGGTAAAGCTGAGCGCTTCTCACCAAGCGACCTTGTGGCAACCGCTTTGGGTAGTTGCATGCTTACCATTATGGGTATTAAAGCAAGAGATATGCAAGTAAATCTTGAAGGAGTAAAAATTGACATTCAAAAGCACATGAAATCGGAGCCACGCCGAATTGGTGCTGTTGATGTAACATTTCATTTTCCGTCCGATCTTCAGCTGGATGACAAACAGAAAACTATTTTACAAAATGCGGCACTTACATGCCCCGTTGCCAAAAGTATTCACCCTGAAATTGAACAGAACGTGGTGTTTAACTGGTAA
- a CDS encoding Rossmann-like and DUF2520 domain-containing protein, with protein MNIVLLGSGNTATVLAKMIKKADHTIAQVWSRNAAHAEVLAAKVNAKAISSLEDITAEADICIMAVTDTAIPELAKQLHLKRKILVHTAGSVNKDVLRNSSPNYGVLYPLQSLRKEMIVIPPVPFLVDGNSDEVNVLLADFAASFSDNVQPADDDTRLKMHLAAVMVSNFTNHLYALTEDYCKDRHLDFKLLHPLIIEVACRLTQGRAVDMQTGPARRGDEETIKKHLLLLEIDEHLQDLYHELSESIRRLYRKK; from the coding sequence ATGAACATTGTTCTTCTTGGTTCGGGCAATACCGCCACTGTGCTTGCTAAAATGATCAAAAAAGCAGATCACACAATTGCGCAGGTGTGGAGTAGAAATGCTGCACATGCTGAAGTGCTTGCTGCCAAAGTAAATGCAAAAGCCATTAGTTCGTTAGAAGATATTACTGCAGAAGCAGACATCTGTATCATGGCGGTAACTGATACTGCAATTCCTGAGCTGGCAAAACAGTTGCATTTGAAACGGAAGATATTGGTGCATACTGCCGGCAGTGTAAACAAAGACGTGTTGCGAAACAGTTCCCCTAATTATGGCGTGCTGTATCCTTTGCAAAGTCTGCGTAAAGAAATGATCGTTATACCGCCTGTTCCTTTTCTGGTTGATGGAAATTCTGATGAAGTAAATGTGTTACTGGCCGATTTTGCTGCTTCCTTTTCCGATAACGTACAACCCGCCGATGATGACACAAGATTAAAGATGCACCTGGCAGCAGTGATGGTGAGCAACTTCACCAATCATTTATATGCTTTGACTGAGGATTATTGCAAAGACCGTCATCTTGATTTTAAATTGCTGCATCCACTTATTATTGAAGTTGCCTGCCGCTTAACCCAGGGTCGTGCAGTGGATATGCAAACAGGTCCGGCACGCAGGGGCGATGAGGAAACCATTAAAAAGCATTTGTTGCTGTTGGAGATCGATGAGCATCTTCAGGATCTTTACCACGAACTTTCGGAAAGCATAAGAAGGCTGTATCGAAAAAAGTAA
- a CDS encoding threonine aldolase family protein gives MEWIDLRSDTVTKPTRQMKDAMWQAELGDDVFGEDSTVNKLEETAAKLFGMEAGLFCPSGTMTNQIAIKMHTQPGDEVICDELSHVYQYEGGGIAFNSGASVRLLQGDRGRIKANHVLDAINNRDDVHKAISSLVVLENTSNRGGGSCYELNDIKAIKDVCKANNLILHLDGARLFNALVAKQQSANDYGQLFDSISICLSKGLGSPVGSVLLGTKEKIKKARRIRKVFGGGMRQAGIVAAAGLYALEHHVDRLAKDHHHAKLIEETLLNNSIVETVMPVETNIVIFRVKQHVNADELVVKLKEKGILCFTMGKQQIRFVLHLEVTESMVQHTIELLQKI, from the coding sequence ATGGAATGGATTGATTTAAGAAGTGATACAGTAACAAAACCCACAAGGCAGATGAAAGACGCCATGTGGCAAGCCGAGCTTGGCGATGATGTGTTTGGTGAGGATAGCACTGTTAATAAGTTGGAAGAAACGGCTGCAAAACTGTTTGGAATGGAGGCCGGATTGTTCTGTCCATCAGGCACAATGACCAACCAAATTGCCATAAAAATGCACACCCAGCCCGGCGATGAAGTGATCTGTGATGAACTGAGCCATGTTTATCAATACGAGGGCGGCGGAATAGCTTTCAACTCCGGGGCTTCCGTGCGTTTATTACAAGGCGATCGTGGGCGAATAAAAGCGAATCATGTTTTGGATGCTATAAATAACCGTGATGATGTGCATAAAGCCATTTCAAGCTTGGTGGTCCTGGAAAATACCAGCAATCGTGGCGGCGGCAGCTGTTATGAGCTTAATGATATCAAAGCTATAAAAGATGTGTGCAAGGCTAATAACCTTATTCTTCATCTTGATGGCGCCCGCCTTTTCAATGCTTTGGTGGCAAAACAACAATCGGCCAACGATTACGGCCAGCTGTTTGATTCAATTTCGATTTGTTTGAGTAAAGGACTTGGCTCGCCTGTTGGCAGTGTATTGCTGGGCACAAAAGAAAAGATCAAAAAAGCAAGACGTATCCGTAAAGTGTTTGGCGGTGGTATGAGACAGGCAGGGATCGTTGCTGCAGCTGGGTTATATGCTTTAGAACATCATGTGGATAGACTGGCAAAAGATCATCACCATGCAAAACTGATTGAAGAAACATTACTAAACAATTCCATTGTTGAAACGGTAATGCCGGTCGAAACCAATATTGTTATTTTCCGTGTAAAACAACATGTGAATGCCGATGAGCTCGTGGTAAAGCTGAAAGAAAAAGGCATTCTATGTTTTACAATGGGTAAACAGCAAATACGTTTTGTGTTACATCTTGAAGTAACAGAAAGCATGGTTCAACACACGATTGAATTACTTCAAAAAATTTAA